The following proteins are co-located in the Thermus thermophilus HB8 genome:
- a CDS encoding COG2426 family protein has protein sequence MPFPPEVYVLLVAALPVVELRGAIPLGVALGLSPWESFLWALLGNLLVVPLALGLFPWAVGLATRVPLFARAWWALEARVRLKGEAQVQRLGALGLFLFVAVPLPGTGAWSGAVLAVVLGVRRRYAFPALALGVVAAGLLVLLLTGGTVHGLNYLR, from the coding sequence ATGCCCTTCCCTCCCGAGGTCTACGTCCTTCTGGTGGCGGCCCTCCCGGTGGTGGAGCTCAGGGGGGCGATTCCCCTGGGGGTGGCCCTGGGCCTTTCCCCTTGGGAGAGCTTCCTTTGGGCCCTCTTGGGGAACCTCCTCGTGGTGCCCCTGGCCCTCGGCCTCTTTCCCTGGGCGGTGGGGCTCGCCACCCGGGTGCCCCTTTTCGCCCGGGCGTGGTGGGCCCTCGAGGCCCGGGTCCGCCTCAAGGGCGAGGCGCAGGTCCAGCGCCTGGGGGCCTTGGGCCTCTTCCTCTTCGTGGCCGTGCCCCTGCCGGGGACCGGGGCCTGGAGCGGGGCGGTGCTCGCCGTGGTCCTGGGGGTGCGCAGGCGCTACGCCTTCCCCGCCCTCGCCCTCGGGGTGGTGGCGGCGGGCCTCCTCGTCCTCCTCCTCACGGGGGGGACGGTGCACGGGCTAAACTACCTGCGATGA
- a CDS encoding DUF503 domain-containing protein yields MKAYLGLYTARLETPARSLKEKRALIKPALERLKARFPVSAARLYGLDAWGYEVVGFTLLGNDPAWVEETMRAAARFLAEAGGFQVALEEFRLEAFELDGLL; encoded by the coding sequence ATGAAGGCCTACCTCGGCCTTTACACCGCCAGGCTGGAGACCCCGGCCCGGAGCCTCAAGGAAAAGCGGGCCCTCATCAAGCCGGCCCTGGAGAGGCTCAAGGCCCGCTTCCCCGTCTCCGCGGCAAGGCTTTACGGCCTGGACGCCTGGGGCTACGAGGTCGTGGGCTTCACCCTCCTCGGCAACGACCCCGCCTGGGTGGAGGAGACGATGCGGGCCGCGGCCCGCTTCCTGGCGGAGGCGGGGGGGTTCCAGGTGGCCCTGGAGGAGTTCCGCCTCGAGGCCTTTGAGCTGGACGGGCTCCTCTAG
- the rpmI gene encoding 50S ribosomal protein L35 yields MPKMKTHKGAKKRVKITASGKVVAMKTGKRHLNWQKSGKEIRQKGRKFVLAKPEAERIKLLLPYE; encoded by the coding sequence ATGCCGAAGATGAAGACCCACAAGGGCGCCAAGAAGCGGGTCAAGATCACCGCTTCGGGCAAGGTCGTGGCCATGAAGACGGGGAAGCGGCACCTCAACTGGCAGAAGTCCGGGAAGGAGATCCGCCAGAAGGGGCGGAAGTTCGTCCTGGCCAAGCCGGAGGCGGAGCGGATCAAGCTCCTCCTCCCCTACGAGTGA
- the fumC gene encoding class II fumarate hydratase, which produces MEYRIERDTMGEVRVPADKYWGAQTQRSLENFRIGTDRFRMPLEIIRAYGMLKKAAARANLELGELPEEIAKAIIQAAEEVVQGKWDDHFPLVVFQTGSGTQTNMNVNEVIANRASEILGKPLGSKYVHPNDHVNRGQSSNDTFPTAMYVAVALALHQRLYPAVEGLIRTFTAKAQAFDQIVKVGRTHLMDAVPITLGQEIGSWAAQLKTTLAAVKEMEKGLYNLAIGGTAVGTGLNAHPRFGELVAKYLAEETGLPFRVAENRFAALAAHDELVNVMGAIRTLAGALMKIGNDVRWLASGPYAGIGEITIPANEPGSSIMPGKVNPTQVEALTMVVVRVYGNDHTVAFAGSQGNFQLNVYKPVMAYSTLESINLLADAVASFDAHLAQGIEPNLERIEEHLQKNPMLATALNKAIGYDKAAEIVKKALKEKKTLKQAALELGYLTEEEFDRIVVPMRLAKPHEGA; this is translated from the coding sequence GTGGAATACCGGATTGAGCGGGACACCATGGGCGAGGTGCGGGTGCCGGCGGACAAGTACTGGGGCGCGCAGACCCAGCGCTCCCTGGAGAACTTCAGGATCGGGACCGACCGCTTCCGCATGCCCCTGGAGATCATCCGGGCCTACGGGATGCTGAAGAAGGCGGCCGCGAGAGCCAACCTGGAGCTCGGGGAGCTCCCCGAGGAGATCGCCAAGGCCATCATCCAGGCGGCCGAGGAGGTGGTCCAGGGGAAGTGGGACGACCACTTCCCCCTGGTGGTCTTCCAGACGGGCAGCGGCACCCAGACCAACATGAACGTCAACGAGGTCATCGCCAACCGGGCCTCGGAGATCCTGGGGAAGCCTCTGGGGAGCAAGTACGTCCACCCCAACGACCACGTGAACCGGGGGCAGAGCTCCAACGACACCTTCCCCACCGCCATGTACGTGGCCGTGGCCCTGGCGCTCCACCAGAGGCTCTATCCCGCGGTGGAAGGCCTGATCCGGACCTTCACGGCCAAGGCCCAGGCCTTTGACCAGATCGTCAAGGTGGGGCGGACCCACCTGATGGACGCCGTGCCCATCACCCTGGGACAGGAGATCGGCAGCTGGGCCGCCCAGCTCAAGACCACCCTCGCCGCCGTCAAGGAAATGGAAAAGGGCCTCTACAACCTCGCCATCGGCGGGACGGCGGTGGGCACGGGCCTCAACGCCCACCCCCGCTTTGGGGAGCTCGTGGCCAAGTACCTCGCGGAGGAGACGGGGCTCCCCTTCCGGGTGGCGGAGAACCGCTTCGCCGCCCTGGCCGCCCACGACGAGCTGGTCAACGTCATGGGGGCCATCCGCACCCTGGCCGGGGCCCTGATGAAGATCGGCAACGACGTCCGCTGGCTCGCCTCCGGCCCCTACGCGGGCATTGGGGAGATCACCATCCCCGCCAACGAGCCCGGGTCCTCCATCATGCCGGGGAAGGTCAACCCCACCCAGGTGGAGGCCCTCACCATGGTGGTGGTCCGGGTCTACGGCAACGACCACACCGTGGCCTTCGCGGGAAGCCAGGGGAACTTCCAGCTCAACGTCTACAAGCCGGTGATGGCCTACAGCACCCTGGAGAGCATCAACCTCCTCGCGGACGCCGTGGCCTCCTTTGACGCCCATCTGGCCCAGGGGATTGAGCCCAACCTGGAGCGCATTGAGGAGCACCTGCAGAAGAACCCCATGCTGGCCACCGCCCTCAACAAGGCCATCGGCTACGACAAGGCGGCGGAGATCGTTAAGAAGGCCCTCAAGGAGAAGAAGACCCTGAAGCAGGCGGCCCTCGAGCTCGGCTACCTCACGGAGGAGGAGTTTGACCGCATCGTGGTCCCCATGAGGCTCGCCAAGCCCCACGAGGGGGCGTAG
- a CDS encoding thiolase family protein yields the protein MREVYVVAAVRTPIGKFGGVFKDVSPVDLGAHAMREALARAGVEGKALDLYIFGNVLRAGHGQLLPRQAALKAGIPKEVDGYQVDMVCASGMMAALNAVQFLRTGEAHLVLAGGMESMSQAGFYLSHRARWGYKFLLGAPENLQDILLRDGLSDPFTGEAMGEQAERLAQDHGVTRREIDEAAYLSHKRAAEATEKGLFAWEIAPMEVQGRKGPVVVDRDEGIRPETTLESLAALRPAFKKDGVLTAGNSSQISDGAAALLLASEEAVKAHGLKPIAKVLGGAWAAGESWRFPEAPIPAAKRLLDRLGMRVSDFGLFENNEAFALNNVLFSRLLDVPYERLNVFGGAVALGHPIGASGARILVTLLNALRAKGEERGLAAICHGTGGSVAFAVEVV from the coding sequence ATGCGCGAGGTGTACGTTGTCGCCGCGGTGAGGACCCCCATCGGCAAGTTCGGGGGGGTCTTCAAGGACGTAAGCCCCGTGGACCTCGGCGCCCACGCCATGCGGGAGGCCTTGGCCCGGGCGGGGGTGGAGGGAAAGGCCTTGGACCTCTACATCTTCGGCAACGTCCTCAGGGCCGGGCACGGGCAGCTCCTCCCCCGGCAGGCGGCCCTGAAGGCGGGCATCCCCAAGGAGGTGGACGGGTACCAGGTGGACATGGTCTGCGCCTCGGGGATGATGGCGGCGCTCAACGCCGTCCAGTTCCTCCGCACCGGGGAGGCCCACCTCGTCCTCGCCGGGGGGATGGAGTCCATGAGCCAGGCGGGCTTCTACCTCTCCCACCGGGCCCGGTGGGGGTACAAGTTCCTCCTGGGCGCCCCGGAAAACCTCCAGGACATCCTCCTGCGGGACGGGCTTTCCGACCCCTTCACCGGGGAGGCCATGGGGGAGCAGGCGGAAAGGCTCGCCCAGGACCACGGGGTGACGCGGCGGGAGATTGACGAGGCCGCCTACCTTTCCCACAAGAGGGCGGCGGAGGCCACGGAGAAGGGCCTCTTTGCCTGGGAGATCGCCCCCATGGAGGTCCAAGGGAGGAAGGGCCCGGTGGTGGTGGACCGGGACGAGGGGATCCGGCCCGAGACCACCCTGGAGTCCCTCGCCGCCCTCAGGCCCGCCTTCAAGAAGGACGGGGTCCTCACGGCGGGGAACTCCAGCCAGATTTCCGACGGGGCGGCGGCCCTCCTCCTCGCCTCCGAGGAGGCGGTCAAGGCCCACGGCCTGAAGCCCATCGCCAAGGTCCTCGGAGGGGCCTGGGCCGCCGGGGAGTCCTGGCGCTTCCCCGAGGCCCCCATCCCCGCGGCCAAAAGGCTCTTGGACCGTTTGGGGATGCGGGTTTCCGACTTCGGCCTCTTTGAGAACAACGAGGCCTTCGCCCTGAACAACGTCCTCTTCAGCCGCCTTCTGGACGTCCCCTACGAGCGGCTCAACGTCTTCGGAGGGGCGGTGGCTTTAGGCCACCCCATCGGGGCGAGCGGGGCGAGGATCCTGGTCACGCTCCTCAACGCCTTGCGGGCGAAGGGGGAGGAGCGGGGCCTCGCCGCCATCTGCCACGGGACCGGGGGCTCGGTGGCCTTTGCGGTGGAGGTGGTGTAG
- a CDS encoding enoyl-CoA hydratase/isomerase family protein: MVQVEKGHVAVVFLNDPERRNPLSPEMALSLLQALDDLEADPGVRAVVLTGRGKAFSAGADLAFLERVTELGAEENYRHSLSLMRLFHRVYTYPKPTVAAVNGPAVAGGAGLALACDLVVMDEEARLGYTEVKIGFVAALVSVILVRAVGEKAAKDLLLTGRLVEAREAKALGLVNRIAPPGKALEEAKALAEEVAKNAPTSLRLTKELLLALPGMGLEDGFRLAALANAWVRETGDLKEGIRAFFEKRPPRF; this comes from the coding sequence ATGGTTCAGGTGGAAAAGGGCCACGTGGCCGTGGTCTTTCTCAACGATCCGGAAAGGCGCAACCCCCTCTCCCCGGAGATGGCCTTAAGCCTCCTCCAGGCCCTGGACGACCTGGAGGCCGACCCCGGGGTGCGGGCGGTGGTCCTCACGGGAAGGGGCAAGGCCTTCAGCGCCGGGGCGGACCTCGCCTTCTTGGAAAGGGTCACGGAGCTCGGCGCCGAGGAGAACTACCGCCACTCCCTCTCCCTCATGCGCCTCTTCCACCGCGTCTACACCTACCCCAAGCCCACGGTGGCCGCGGTGAACGGCCCGGCGGTGGCCGGGGGGGCGGGGCTCGCCCTGGCTTGCGACCTGGTGGTCATGGACGAGGAGGCGCGGCTCGGCTACACCGAGGTGAAGATCGGCTTCGTGGCCGCCTTGGTCTCGGTGATCCTGGTGCGGGCCGTGGGGGAAAAGGCCGCCAAGGACCTCCTCCTCACGGGAAGGCTCGTGGAGGCAAGGGAGGCCAAGGCCCTGGGCCTCGTCAACCGCATCGCCCCTCCCGGAAAGGCCCTGGAGGAGGCAAAGGCCTTAGCGGAGGAGGTGGCGAAGAACGCCCCCACCTCGCTCCGCCTCACCAAGGAGCTCCTCCTTGCCCTTCCGGGGATGGGCCTCGAGGACGGCTTCCGCCTCGCCGCCCTCGCCAACGCCTGGGTGCGGGAGACCGGGGACCTGAAGGAGGGCATCCGGGCCTTCTTTGAGAAGCGGCCCCCCAGGTTCTGA
- a CDS encoding BamA/OMP85 family outer membrane protein: MKRLLALGLLALTALAAPLREIVVEGADPILQALARAALPFGVGEEPQDLEAARRAILETGYFRDVRLALEGDVLKIVLVPNPPIAAVRVETEAFPEERLLTFLEQNFAIGKGATYNPVRAQEAAEALARAYRQAGFPFTPKVAVEAKEDKEGIALTFRVEEGPEVKAVRLLGVSLLPEEELRKGLEALKGSFDFAKYQEALRAIAKRYEEAGYRFSGPDPEASTLEEGVLTVRVRELKVARVEGEGLDLEGFPLKPGDYLNYAKLLEGVQDLSRKLSRVVNFTLLPQGDEVVVRLELGPEGGRIERVEVSGNTALPTEALLGLLRLKPGEVYTPALAQEDAARVAERYREEGYEVADVRYSFQDGVYRLEVVELKIGGYRLEWQGGHRTRDEVVLRELPKPGSLLNVQELRKAIARLMATGLLAEPPRVSLAPGEKPDEAVVVLGLKEARTGLFQPAIGWSSLEGWSGSLAFKETNLFGLAHQVSLDLAFIQNDARDNLSFSAAYTVPWLYLDYLDLKEVRTSLAFSLYSTPIGNTKLLDGTTDTGWEYTERRTGASLSLSRPLSRDLSNLRTSLGLSLRRSTYLLEVYDPNAPCDATGADTSPPCDPPGASTYKDPTHVRTLLPDAGWTVRLDTTLAYLDVDDPRFRTQGYEASLATGLGLSLPDAGGRSFFVPLVATGKTYLPLDAEKRQALAFRLSAGTLLGYPPESERFYLSGGGSEALLLRGYEDRKYGGLSFATASVEYRYDFRLSPQGGTNLYGILFTDLGLADNTGGVKWGAGIGVQLDLDVFGALLPSLRLDYAFSPESPTGRIHFRIGPMF; this comes from the coding sequence ATGAAGCGGCTTCTCGCCCTGGGCCTTCTGGCCCTTACGGCCCTCGCGGCCCCCTTACGGGAGATCGTGGTAGAGGGGGCGGACCCCATCCTCCAGGCCCTGGCCCGGGCCGCCCTCCCCTTTGGGGTGGGGGAGGAGCCCCAGGACCTGGAGGCCGCGAGGCGGGCCATCCTGGAAACGGGGTACTTCCGGGACGTCCGGCTCGCCCTGGAGGGGGACGTCCTCAAGATCGTCCTCGTCCCCAACCCCCCCATCGCCGCGGTCCGGGTGGAGACCGAGGCCTTCCCCGAGGAGCGGCTCCTCACCTTCCTGGAGCAGAACTTCGCCATCGGCAAGGGGGCGACCTACAACCCCGTCCGCGCCCAAGAGGCCGCGGAGGCCCTGGCCCGGGCCTACCGGCAAGCGGGCTTCCCCTTCACCCCCAAGGTGGCGGTGGAGGCCAAGGAGGACAAGGAGGGGATCGCCCTCACCTTCCGGGTGGAGGAGGGCCCGGAGGTGAAGGCGGTGCGCCTCCTCGGGGTAAGCCTCCTTCCCGAGGAGGAGCTCCGCAAGGGCCTCGAGGCCCTCAAGGGAAGCTTTGACTTCGCCAAGTACCAGGAGGCCTTAAGGGCCATCGCCAAGCGGTACGAGGAAGCGGGCTACCGCTTTAGCGGCCCCGACCCCGAGGCCTCCACCCTGGAGGAGGGCGTCCTCACCGTGCGGGTGCGGGAGCTCAAGGTGGCCCGGGTGGAGGGGGAGGGCCTGGACCTCGAGGGCTTCCCCCTGAAGCCCGGGGACTACCTCAACTACGCCAAGCTCCTGGAAGGGGTCCAGGACCTCTCCCGGAAGCTCTCCCGCGTGGTGAACTTCACCCTCCTCCCCCAGGGGGACGAGGTGGTGGTGCGCCTGGAGCTCGGCCCGGAGGGGGGGAGGATTGAGCGGGTGGAGGTCTCGGGGAACACCGCCCTTCCCACCGAGGCCCTCCTCGGCCTCCTCCGCCTCAAGCCCGGGGAGGTCTACACCCCCGCCCTCGCCCAGGAGGACGCGGCCCGCGTGGCCGAGCGCTACCGGGAGGAGGGCTACGAGGTGGCGGACGTCCGCTACAGCTTCCAGGACGGGGTCTACCGCCTGGAGGTGGTGGAGCTCAAGATCGGGGGGTACCGCCTGGAGTGGCAGGGAGGCCACCGCACCCGGGACGAGGTCGTCCTGCGGGAGCTTCCCAAGCCGGGAAGCCTCCTGAACGTCCAGGAGCTCAGGAAGGCCATCGCCCGCCTCATGGCCACGGGACTCCTCGCCGAGCCGCCCCGCGTCTCCCTCGCCCCCGGGGAGAAGCCGGACGAGGCCGTGGTGGTCCTGGGCCTCAAGGAGGCGCGGACCGGCCTCTTCCAACCCGCCATCGGCTGGAGCTCCCTGGAGGGCTGGTCGGGAAGCCTCGCCTTCAAGGAGACCAACCTCTTCGGCCTGGCCCACCAGGTGAGCCTGGACCTCGCCTTCATCCAGAACGACGCCCGGGACAACCTCTCCTTCTCCGCCGCCTACACCGTCCCCTGGCTCTACCTGGACTACCTGGACCTCAAGGAGGTGCGCACCAGCCTGGCCTTCAGCCTCTACAGCACCCCCATCGGCAACACCAAGCTCCTGGACGGGACCACGGACACGGGCTGGGAGTACACGGAGCGGCGCACCGGGGCGTCCCTCTCCCTAAGCCGCCCCCTCTCCCGCGACCTCAGCAACCTGCGGACCTCCCTGGGGCTTTCCCTCCGGCGCTCCACCTACCTCCTGGAGGTCTACGACCCCAACGCCCCCTGCGACGCCACCGGCGCGGACACAAGCCCCCCCTGCGACCCCCCGGGCGCCAGCACCTACAAGGACCCCACCCACGTGCGCACCCTCCTCCCGGACGCCGGCTGGACCGTCCGCCTGGACACCACCCTGGCCTACCTGGACGTGGACGACCCCCGGTTCCGCACCCAGGGGTACGAGGCGAGCCTCGCCACCGGCCTCGGCCTCTCCCTGCCCGACGCAGGCGGGCGGAGCTTCTTCGTCCCCCTGGTGGCCACGGGCAAGACCTACCTGCCCCTGGACGCGGAAAAGCGCCAGGCCCTCGCCTTCCGCCTCTCCGCGGGGACCCTCTTGGGCTACCCGCCGGAAAGCGAGCGCTTCTACCTCTCCGGAGGCGGCTCCGAGGCCCTCCTCCTCAGGGGCTACGAGGACCGGAAGTACGGGGGCCTCTCCTTCGCCACCGCGAGCGTGGAGTACCGCTACGACTTCCGCCTCTCCCCCCAAGGGGGCACCAACCTCTACGGCATCCTCTTCACCGACCTGGGCCTCGCCGACAACACCGGGGGGGTGAAGTGGGGCGCGGGGATCGGGGTCCAGCTGGACCTGGACGTCTTCGGGGCCCTCCTCCCCTCCCTGCGGCTGGACTACGCCTTCAGCCCCGAAAGCCCCACGGGGCGGATCCACTTCCGCATCGGGCCCATGTTCTAA
- the rplT gene encoding 50S ribosomal protein L20, protein MPRAKTGVVRRRKHKKILKLAKGYWGLRSKSFRKARETLFAAGNYAYAHRKRRKRDFRRLWIVRINAACRQHGLNYSTFIHGLKKAGIEVDRKNLADLAVREPQVFAELVERAKAAQG, encoded by the coding sequence ATGCCGCGCGCCAAGACCGGCGTCGTCCGCCGCAGGAAGCACAAGAAGATCCTGAAGCTGGCCAAGGGGTACTGGGGCCTGCGCTCCAAGAGCTTCCGCAAGGCCCGGGAGACCCTGTTCGCCGCGGGGAACTACGCCTACGCCCACCGCAAGCGGCGCAAGCGCGACTTCCGCAGGCTCTGGATCGTGCGCATCAACGCCGCTTGCCGCCAGCACGGGCTCAACTACTCCACCTTCATCCACGGGCTGAAGAAGGCGGGGATTGAGGTGGACCGGAAGAACCTGGCGGACCTCGCGGTGCGGGAACCCCAGGTCTTCGCCGAGCTGGTGGAGCGGGCCAAGGCCGCCCAGGGCTAA
- the mqnB gene encoding futalosine hydrolase: protein MWLLLSPTRLEAPFLEGEPFAFLAWRGLKGTGFVYLETGIGKVNAAMALAAYAARNPVEKALLFGLAGAYPGGPSLGEAVLVEEEVEADLGLKEGLAPLGFPALALGERRYFNRFPLDPGLTGELARGLGLKVAVGLTRDLVSETPEEALALARRWGASLENMEGAAFARACLALGVRGAELRALSNPAGVRDKAHWRTKEALSALARAVRRLLAEEGGARRPPG, encoded by the coding sequence GTGTGGCTCCTCCTTTCCCCCACCCGCCTCGAGGCCCCCTTCCTGGAGGGGGAGCCCTTCGCCTTCCTGGCCTGGCGGGGCCTTAAGGGAACGGGCTTCGTCTACCTGGAGACGGGGATCGGCAAGGTGAACGCCGCCATGGCCCTTGCGGCCTACGCCGCCCGAAACCCCGTGGAAAAGGCCCTCCTCTTCGGCCTCGCCGGGGCCTACCCCGGGGGGCCTTCCTTGGGAGAGGCGGTCTTGGTGGAGGAGGAGGTGGAGGCGGATCTGGGCCTTAAGGAGGGGCTAGCGCCTTTGGGCTTTCCCGCCTTGGCCCTTGGGGAAAGGCGCTACTTCAACCGCTTCCCCTTAGACCCCGGCCTCACCGGGGAGCTCGCCCGGGGGCTTGGCCTAAAGGTGGCGGTGGGCCTCACCCGGGACCTGGTCTCGGAGACCCCCGAGGAGGCCCTGGCCCTGGCCCGGCGGTGGGGGGCCTCCCTGGAGAACATGGAGGGGGCGGCCTTCGCCCGGGCCTGCCTGGCCTTGGGGGTGAGGGGAGCGGAGCTCAGGGCCCTTTCCAACCCCGCCGGGGTGCGGGACAAGGCCCACTGGCGCACCAAAGAAGCCCTTTCCGCCCTGGCCCGGGCGGTAAGGCGGCTCCTCGCCGAAGAAGGGGGGGCCCGTAGGCCCCCCGGCTGA
- the infC gene encoding translation initiation factor IF-3 — MKEYLTNERIRAKQVRVVGPDGKQLGIMDTREALRLAQEMDLDLVLVGPNADPPVARIMDYSKWRYEQQMAEKEARKKAKRTEVKSIKFRVKIDEHDYQTKLGHIKRFLQEGHKVKVTIMFRGREVAHPELGERILNRVTEDLKDLAVVEMKPEMLGRDMNMLLAPVKVSA, encoded by the coding sequence ATAAAGGAGTACCTGACCAACGAACGCATACGCGCCAAACAGGTTCGCGTCGTCGGTCCCGACGGCAAGCAGCTCGGCATCATGGACACCCGGGAGGCCCTGCGCTTGGCCCAGGAGATGGACCTGGACCTGGTCCTGGTGGGCCCCAACGCCGATCCGCCCGTGGCCCGGATCATGGACTACTCCAAGTGGCGCTACGAGCAGCAGATGGCGGAGAAGGAGGCCCGGAAGAAGGCCAAGCGCACCGAGGTCAAGTCCATCAAGTTCCGGGTAAAGATAGACGAGCACGACTATCAGACCAAGCTGGGCCATATCAAGCGCTTCCTGCAGGAGGGCCACAAGGTCAAGGTGACCATCATGTTCCGGGGACGGGAGGTGGCCCACCCCGAGCTCGGGGAGAGGATCCTCAACCGCGTGACCGAGGACCTCAAGGACCTCGCCGTGGTGGAGATGAAGCCCGAGATGCTGGGGCGGGACATGAACATGCTCCTCGCCCCGGTGAAGGTCTCCGCCTAG
- a CDS encoding superoxide dismutase — protein sequence MPYPFKLPDLGYPYEALEPHIDAKTMEIHHQKHHGAYVTNLNAALEKYPYLHGVEVEVLLRHLAALPQDIQTAVRNNGGGHLNHSLFWRLLTPGGAKEPVGELKKAIDEQFGGFQALKEKLTQAAMGRFGSGWAWLVKDPFGKLHVLSTPNQDNPVMEGFTPIVGIDVWEHAYYLKYQNRRADYLQAIWNVLNWDVAEEFFKKA from the coding sequence ATGCCGTACCCGTTCAAGCTTCCTGACCTAGGCTACCCCTACGAGGCCCTCGAGCCCCACATTGACGCCAAGACCATGGAGATCCACCACCAGAAGCACCACGGGGCCTACGTGACGAACCTCAACGCCGCCCTGGAGAAGTACCCCTACCTCCACGGGGTGGAGGTGGAGGTCCTCCTGAGGCACCTCGCCGCCCTTCCCCAGGACATCCAGACCGCCGTGCGCAACAACGGGGGCGGGCACCTGAACCACAGCCTCTTCTGGAGGCTCCTCACCCCCGGGGGGGCCAAGGAGCCCGTGGGGGAGCTGAAGAAGGCCATTGACGAGCAGTTCGGGGGCTTCCAGGCCCTCAAGGAGAAGCTCACCCAGGCGGCCATGGGCCGGTTCGGCTCGGGCTGGGCCTGGCTCGTGAAGGACCCCTTCGGCAAGCTCCACGTCCTCTCCACCCCCAACCAAGACAACCCCGTGATGGAGGGCTTCACCCCCATCGTGGGCATTGACGTCTGGGAGCACGCCTACTACCTCAAGTACCAGAACCGCCGGGCCGATTACCTCCAGGCCATCTGGAACGTCCTCAACTGGGACGTGGCCGAGGAGTTCTTCAAGAAGGCCTGA
- a CDS encoding glycerol-3-phosphate acyltransferase, which yields MTALLLSLAYLVGALPLGYWLARRRGVDLRTASPYTLGLESALRRLGLGLLLLSFLLDFLKGYLPLLLGRALGLDLAGLLALGVAVYLGHLYPLFFRDPWPLRAKGAGVLLGILSGLPLPPALGLVPVALGLVLYALTGYASLAALGLPLGLLGATLFGGFGLAERLSALALFLLALWRYKENLGRVLEGTEPKLGDPLPLPSEKQVVCAFLIHPLTVEDFWQSPRFRWLRPLVRLGLLKQEWIERLAERFRPMKVGEVRGVRTADGREVLCHLISAPLLPHQIKAKPELAVRRAIQGARLAKELGATVVGLGAFWSVVGEKGKRVQEAVPGIEVTNGGAYTAGTVRAAIPKILAHFAQSGKDLKGATAAVVGANGVVAFGIARQIAPLVGRLILVGRDLERLKRAAESLRKNLERKGEAPEILATTEIAAIREADLVFTATSDPNPVIYPEHVKPGAWIYDEGVPPDVHPSVREVPGVRVTPGGVVRLPGEARATLDLHFGAPDQVPACLAETMILAAEEAFDRKSLGGEVRAENVQFFVERAEALGFRVVE from the coding sequence ATGACCGCGCTTCTCCTTTCCCTCGCCTACCTCGTGGGGGCGTTGCCTTTGGGGTACTGGCTTGCCAGGCGGCGCGGGGTGGACCTGCGCACGGCAAGCCCTTACACCCTGGGCCTGGAAAGCGCCCTCAGGCGCCTGGGCCTGGGCCTTCTCCTCCTCTCCTTCCTCCTGGACTTCCTCAAGGGCTACCTGCCCCTTCTTTTGGGGCGGGCTTTGGGGTTGGACCTCGCCGGCCTCCTCGCCCTGGGGGTGGCGGTCTACCTGGGCCACCTCTACCCCCTCTTCTTCCGGGACCCCTGGCCCCTAAGGGCCAAGGGGGCGGGGGTCCTCCTCGGGATCCTCTCCGGCCTTCCCCTCCCGCCCGCCTTAGGCCTCGTCCCCGTGGCCTTAGGCCTCGTCCTCTACGCCCTCACCGGCTACGCCTCCCTGGCCGCCTTGGGGCTTCCCCTGGGGCTTTTGGGGGCGACGCTTTTCGGGGGGTTCGGCCTTGCGGAAAGGCTTTCCGCCCTCGCCCTCTTCCTCCTCGCCCTCTGGCGCTACAAGGAGAACCTGGGGCGGGTCCTCGAGGGCACGGAACCCAAGCTCGGCGACCCCCTGCCCCTCCCCTCGGAGAAACAGGTGGTCTGCGCCTTCCTCATCCACCCCCTCACCGTGGAGGACTTCTGGCAGAGCCCCCGCTTCCGCTGGCTCAGGCCCCTGGTGCGCCTGGGCCTCCTGAAGCAGGAGTGGATAGAGCGCCTCGCCGAGCGCTTCCGCCCCATGAAGGTGGGGGAGGTGCGGGGGGTGCGGACGGCGGACGGGCGGGAGGTCCTATGCCACCTGATCTCCGCCCCCCTCCTTCCCCACCAGATCAAGGCCAAGCCGGAGCTCGCCGTGCGGCGGGCCATCCAGGGGGCGCGGCTCGCCAAGGAGCTCGGGGCCACAGTGGTGGGCCTCGGGGCCTTCTGGAGCGTGGTGGGGGAGAAGGGGAAGAGGGTGCAGGAGGCGGTGCCGGGCATTGAGGTGACGAACGGCGGCGCCTACACCGCGGGCACCGTCCGCGCGGCCATCCCCAAGATCCTCGCCCACTTCGCCCAAAGCGGCAAGGACCTGAAGGGGGCCACGGCGGCCGTGGTGGGGGCGAACGGGGTGGTGGCCTTCGGCATCGCCCGCCAGATCGCCCCCTTGGTGGGGCGGCTCATCCTGGTGGGGCGGGACTTGGAAAGGCTTAAACGGGCGGCGGAAAGCCTCCGGAAGAACCTGGAGCGCAAGGGGGAGGCCCCCGAGATCCTGGCCACCACGGAGATCGCCGCCATACGGGAGGCCGACCTGGTCTTCACCGCCACCAGCGACCCCAATCCGGTGATCTACCCCGAGCACGTGAAGCCCGGGGCCTGGATCTACGACGAGGGCGTCCCCCCTGACGTCCACCCCTCCGTCAGGGAGGTGCCGGGGGTTAGGGTCACCCCCGGGGGGGTGGTGCGGCTTCCCGGGGAGGCGAGGGCCACCCTGGACCTCCACTTCGGCGCCCCCGACCAGGTCCCCGCCTGCCTCGCCGAGACCATGATCCTGGCGGCGGAGGAGGCCTTTGACCGGAAAAGCCTCGGGGGGGAGGTCCGGGCGGAGAACGTCCAGTTCTTCGTGGAGCGTGCCGAGGCCTTGGGGTTTAGGGTGGTGGAGTAG